In Macrobrachium nipponense isolate FS-2020 chromosome 41, ASM1510439v2, whole genome shotgun sequence, the following proteins share a genomic window:
- the LOC135212858 gene encoding mucin-7-like, protein MVTYNPQRQPRDFLVTCSSVLSQEFPARPATSTCDVAGPLLPPVPVAAAPVPVPAIVAPARGIAAPTEGPSGQVQPGPFASATALGLFWIEDLTVVLKKLKKKKRKVSSSSSSAAASSPSTSKASRPRKKKAASFPHKEPRSETSKGLSHSNVIVGASAGPPVPSGTGPISPSARKKKTGTEQVPANNSASSPGARSSTSEPRTVSAAHS, encoded by the exons atggtgacctataacccacagagacaaccacgtgacttcctagtcacatgttcatctgtct TGTCCCAAGAGTTCCCCGCTCGACCTGCCACCAGTACCTGTGATGTCGCTGGCCCTTTACTGCCACCAGTTCCTGTTGCTGCTGCTCCTGTACCAGTTCCTGCCATCGTCGCTCCAGCCCGTGGTATTGCTGCCCCCACCgaaggtccctccggacaggtgcagccaggcCCTTTTGCTTCAGCAACTGCCCTGGGTCTGTTCTGGATagaggacctgacggtggtcctgaagaagctgaagaagaagaagaggaaggtgtcgtcgtcttcgtcgtctgcagccgcctcttccccttcgacttccaaggcctcacggccaaggaagaagaaggcagcCTCCTTCCCCCATAAGGAGcctcgctcagagacctctaagggtctgtcccactccaaTGTGATAGTTggggcttctgctggtcctcctgttccttcgggaacgggtcccatctctccttccgcaaggaagaagaagacggggaccgaaCAGGTACCGGCTAACAACAGTGCCTCTTCTCCTGGCGCCAGAAGTTCCACCTCGGAACCAagaaccgtctcggccgctcaTTCATGA